A section of the Paenibacillus aurantius genome encodes:
- a CDS encoding 3'-5' exonuclease: MDYIVLDIEFNGRKFASELPMEVIEIGAVRLGPDLQEIDEFSALIKPVYFAKLNSFIKKKTGIPQEAIDEAPGFVKVIGDFQAWLNRSESFLLLTWGGEDLKRIVFDTRMHKLDDAYWMKATYYDLLKGYLRYKNVTNDVSVEGALQDLGIPLEGTAHRALDDAKMTAHVFRAVFSSLDFSLSRHYKDVYSNAKERRYVKNALRDMKAKKLVPSWELFTEKYVKDKLSLEDPRKAAELQEYFAVLTEKVEQKVPDPAKEALAVAAPGAEPEEGDTDSTAPLEGERPEGSNPRIEAEADIGKPMPSPQTTERGEREE, from the coding sequence GTGGACTATATTGTATTGGATATTGAATTTAACGGAAGGAAGTTTGCGAGTGAGCTTCCCATGGAGGTTATTGAGATCGGAGCCGTCCGGTTAGGGCCGGATCTGCAGGAGATCGATGAATTCTCCGCTCTTATCAAGCCAGTTTATTTTGCCAAGCTGAACTCCTTCATCAAGAAGAAGACCGGGATTCCGCAGGAGGCGATTGACGAGGCTCCGGGCTTCGTTAAGGTAATTGGAGACTTCCAGGCATGGCTGAACCGCAGCGAAAGCTTCCTGCTTCTGACGTGGGGAGGGGAGGACCTGAAACGGATTGTGTTCGATACCCGCATGCATAAGCTGGATGACGCCTACTGGATGAAGGCCACTTATTATGATCTCCTCAAAGGATACCTGCGCTACAAGAACGTTACGAACGACGTCAGTGTGGAAGGGGCTCTCCAGGATCTCGGGATTCCGCTGGAGGGAACCGCTCACCGCGCCTTGGACGACGCCAAAATGACCGCCCACGTCTTCCGGGCTGTCTTCAGCAGCCTCGACTTCTCCTTGAGCCGTCATTACAAAGACGTGTATTCGAATGCGAAGGAAAGAAGATATGTCAAGAATGCCCTAAGGGATATGAAGGCGAAGAAGCTGGTTCCTTCCTGGGAACTCTTCACGGAAAAATATGTCAAAGACAAGCTTTCGCTAGAGGATCCCCGCAAGGCGGCGGAGCTTCAGGAATACTTCGCCGTGCTGACGGAAAAGGTCGAACAAAAGGTGCCGGATCCGGCCAAGGAGGCACTAGCCGTCGCCGCACCGGGGGCCGAGCCGGAGGAAGGCGATACGGATTCGACTGCTCCCTTAGAGGGGGAGCGGCCGGAGGGCTCCAATCCGAGGATCGAAGCCGAGGCGGACATCGGGAAGCCGATGCCTTCGCCGCAAACCACGGAGCGGGGCGAGCGGGAAGAATAG
- a CDS encoding ATP-dependent DNA helicase, with protein MIIPLSVRSLVEYVYRSGSIESGFMTMTPLSEGTKAHQKLQNEYKETDRKEVQLKADLEAGGILFALEGRCDGLLQTGEDSWTIEEIKSTSREVGSYTADRYPVHWAQAKCYAYLYALLNGVSRMGVRLTYVQVPGGELNRFQVEHSFAELEEFVNGLLQSFLPYAEWTIRHQRERDASIKELSFPFPAYREGQRKLAGAVYTAVREGRNLFAKAPTGIGKTISTLFPSVKAVGEGLLQRIFYITAKTITRTAAEDAFRLMTDRGLRMTTVTITAKEKVCFQEQPICTKEHCEFADGYYDRINEAVLDTLTHAGALTRQEIETYARKHRVCPFEFSLDLAYAADAVICDYNYVFDPRVSLKRFGDDQRKQTVLLVDEAHNLVDRARSMFSAELAKSGFLALKRDYKGRAAGVSQAAGAVNDSLLALRKEEDKREWVRRDPPEELPERLTAFAAEAEKELIQGGTEESRELLLETYFAVQGYLRILKGYDERYLTCVEHKGSEVRLKLFCVDPSKQLSQTGKGYRARIYFSATLSPMSYFLDLLGGTEEDYTLSIPSPFSPEQWDVRMVPLSTRFRDRPRSLIPISRSIRRLAAERGGNMLVFFPSFEYRDAVYEAFAQEDAEDYNLLLQGSSMSEEERERFLEAFRSTPERPLIGFAVMGGIFSEGIDLQGDRLTTVMIIGVGLPQLSFERDVIKRHFAKMGKNGYDYAYVYPGMNKVLQAGGRLIRSETDKGTLVLVDDRFLQPHYRSMMPAEWRNGRIVNESSLS; from the coding sequence ATGATCATTCCTTTATCCGTCCGTTCTCTGGTAGAGTACGTTTACCGGAGCGGCAGCATCGAAAGCGGCTTTATGACGATGACTCCCCTGAGCGAAGGGACCAAGGCCCATCAGAAGCTTCAGAACGAATATAAGGAGACGGACCGCAAAGAAGTCCAGCTGAAGGCGGATCTGGAAGCGGGAGGAATCCTTTTCGCGCTGGAAGGGCGCTGCGACGGCCTTCTCCAGACGGGAGAGGACTCCTGGACGATCGAGGAGATCAAATCCACCTCGCGGGAGGTGGGATCTTATACGGCGGACCGCTATCCCGTTCACTGGGCCCAGGCCAAATGCTATGCCTACCTGTACGCGCTTCTGAACGGAGTAAGCCGGATGGGCGTCCGGCTTACTTATGTACAGGTACCGGGCGGCGAGCTTAACCGGTTCCAGGTGGAGCACTCCTTCGCCGAGCTGGAGGAGTTCGTGAACGGCCTGCTGCAAAGTTTCCTTCCCTATGCGGAATGGACGATCCGGCACCAGCGGGAACGGGACGCGAGCATCAAGGAGCTCTCCTTTCCGTTCCCTGCTTACCGGGAAGGACAGCGCAAGCTGGCCGGTGCGGTCTATACAGCCGTCAGGGAAGGGAGGAACCTGTTCGCAAAGGCCCCGACCGGCATCGGCAAAACGATCTCCACACTCTTTCCATCTGTGAAAGCGGTGGGAGAAGGCCTGCTGCAGCGGATTTTCTATATTACCGCCAAGACGATAACCCGGACGGCCGCTGAAGACGCATTCCGGCTCATGACCGATCGCGGACTGAGAATGACCACCGTGACGATTACGGCCAAGGAGAAGGTCTGCTTTCAGGAGCAGCCGATCTGCACCAAAGAACATTGCGAGTTTGCGGACGGCTACTACGACCGGATCAATGAAGCCGTACTGGATACGCTGACCCATGCCGGTGCGCTGACGCGTCAGGAGATCGAGACCTACGCCCGCAAGCACCGGGTATGTCCCTTTGAGTTTTCGCTGGATTTGGCCTATGCCGCCGATGCGGTCATCTGCGATTATAACTATGTGTTCGATCCCCGGGTTTCCTTGAAACGCTTCGGGGACGACCAGCGCAAGCAGACCGTGCTGCTGGTGGACGAAGCCCACAATTTGGTGGATCGGGCCCGCTCCATGTTCTCGGCGGAATTGGCCAAATCCGGCTTCCTTGCGTTGAAGCGGGATTATAAGGGCCGGGCGGCCGGTGTCTCCCAAGCGGCCGGGGCCGTCAACGATTCCTTGCTGGCCTTGCGCAAAGAGGAGGACAAGAGGGAATGGGTACGACGGGATCCTCCCGAGGAGCTTCCGGAAAGACTGACGGCTTTCGCCGCGGAAGCCGAGAAAGAATTGATTCAAGGCGGAACGGAGGAGAGCCGGGAGCTGCTTCTGGAAACGTATTTTGCCGTCCAAGGGTATCTTCGCATTCTTAAGGGATACGATGAACGATACTTGACCTGTGTGGAGCATAAGGGAAGCGAAGTCCGCCTTAAGCTGTTCTGCGTAGATCCCTCGAAGCAGCTGAGCCAGACGGGGAAAGGGTACCGGGCGCGCATTTATTTCTCCGCCACGTTAAGTCCGATGTCTTATTTCCTCGATCTACTCGGAGGCACGGAAGAGGATTATACGCTGTCCATCCCGTCGCCTTTCTCCCCCGAGCAATGGGACGTAAGAATGGTTCCCCTCTCTACGCGATTCCGGGACCGCCCCCGTTCCCTGATCCCCATCAGCCGTTCCATCCGCCGGCTGGCCGCGGAGAGGGGAGGGAACATGCTCGTTTTCTTTCCTTCGTTTGAATACCGCGATGCCGTTTATGAAGCCTTTGCGCAAGAAGACGCGGAGGATTATAACCTTCTTCTGCAGGGGTCCAGCATGAGCGAAGAGGAACGCGAACGTTTTCTGGAGGCTTTCCGTTCGACGCCCGAGCGGCCCTTGATCGGGTTTGCCGTCATGGGAGGCATTTTCTCGGAAGGAATCGACCTTCAGGGAGACCGGCTGACTACGGTCATGATCATCGGGGTCGGGCTGCCTCAGCTCAGCTTCGAACGGGATGTGATCAAGCGGCATTTTGCTAAAATGGGCAAAAACGGCTATGACTACGCCTATGTCTACCCGGGAATGAATAAGGTACTGCAGGCCGGAGGCCGGCTGATCCGGTCGGAAACTGACAAGGGAACTCTGGTGCTGGTGGACGACCGTTTCCTGCAGCCTCATTACCGGAGCATGATGCCGGCGGAGTGGAGGAACGGGCGCATCGTTAACGAAAGCTCTCTCAGCTGA
- a CDS encoding winged helix-turn-helix transcriptional regulator: MAYNIPVEATLDVIGGKWKVVIMCHLIKGEKRTSELKRLMPGITQKMLTQQLRELEEDGVLSRRIYEQVPPKVIYSLTDYGWSLKPILDAMCAWGEQHMEINGCERVTT; encoded by the coding sequence GTGGCCTACAACATACCCGTGGAAGCTACCCTTGATGTGATCGGAGGAAAATGGAAGGTCGTCATCATGTGCCATCTGATCAAGGGAGAGAAACGAACCAGCGAGCTGAAGCGCCTGATGCCGGGGATTACTCAGAAAATGCTGACCCAGCAGCTCCGGGAGCTTGAGGAGGACGGCGTGCTGAGCCGCAGAATTTACGAGCAGGTCCCTCCGAAGGTAATCTACTCGCTTACGGACTACGGCTGGTCCCTCAAGCCGATCCTGGACGCCATGTGCGCCTGGGGAGAGCAGCATATGGAGATTAACGGCTGCGAGCGGGTCACCACGTGA
- a CDS encoding MFS transporter, which translates to MSKVYIDTSTPVGDTQSRTGTLALIALAVSAFGIGTTEFVPVGLLAAIAQDLNMGIVWAGLLISGYAAGVAVGAPILTALAGRLNRKTLLLWLMVVFIIGNSSAALSSSFPLLLISRFITAFSHGVFFSIGSTIAVQLVPEHRKASAIALMFTGLTIATVTGVPLGTFIGQTFGWRATFWGVALLGVVSMAAIAWLVPGNLRKPEPSRLSSMLPLLTHPKLLRALLITALGYGGTFVAFTYLTPILQETMGLGEGMVSLVLLAYGVAVAIGNSIGGRWANRHPARALFKMFLLQAAVLVLLSILLPHPASGLVGVFLMGLLAFMNVPGLQLYMVQLAEKYAPSAVDVASALNIAAFNIGIAAGSLIGGWVVDSIGLVHTPWVGALMVGGAIALTGYSLRQDRKETGQG; encoded by the coding sequence ATGAGTAAAGTTTATATAGACACATCCACCCCGGTCGGGGATACCCAATCCCGGACCGGTACGCTGGCACTGATTGCCCTGGCGGTCAGCGCCTTCGGCATCGGCACGACGGAGTTCGTTCCGGTCGGGCTGCTGGCCGCCATCGCCCAAGACTTGAACATGGGGATCGTATGGGCCGGGCTGCTTATTTCCGGGTATGCCGCCGGAGTGGCGGTGGGTGCTCCCATCCTGACCGCTCTTGCCGGAAGGCTGAACCGGAAGACTCTTTTATTGTGGCTGATGGTGGTCTTTATTATCGGGAACAGCTCCGCCGCTCTCTCGAGCTCCTTCCCTTTGCTGCTAATCTCCCGTTTTATTACGGCGTTTTCGCACGGAGTTTTTTTCTCGATCGGCTCTACGATAGCGGTCCAGCTTGTCCCGGAGCATCGGAAAGCAAGCGCCATCGCGCTTATGTTCACGGGGCTGACCATTGCAACGGTAACCGGTGTGCCCCTCGGCACGTTTATCGGACAGACCTTTGGCTGGCGCGCCACCTTCTGGGGAGTAGCGCTTCTCGGCGTCGTCTCTATGGCGGCTATCGCCTGGCTGGTTCCGGGTAACCTGCGAAAGCCGGAGCCTTCCCGGCTTTCGTCGATGCTCCCGCTTCTGACGCATCCGAAGCTGCTTCGTGCTCTGCTGATCACGGCCTTAGGGTATGGAGGAACCTTTGTTGCCTTCACGTATCTGACTCCGATTCTGCAGGAAACCATGGGTCTCGGAGAAGGGATGGTCAGCCTGGTCCTGCTCGCTTATGGCGTGGCTGTCGCCATCGGCAATTCCATTGGAGGACGTTGGGCGAATCGTCATCCGGCGAGAGCGCTGTTTAAGATGTTCCTCCTCCAGGCAGCCGTTCTGGTTCTGCTCAGCATCCTGCTGCCTCATCCTGCTTCAGGACTCGTCGGAGTCTTCCTCATGGGACTGCTGGCGTTCATGAACGTGCCGGGGCTTCAGCTGTATATGGTCCAACTGGCGGAGAAATATGCCCCATCGGCTGTGGATGTAGCTTCCGCTCTGAACATAGCCGCCTTTAACATCGGCATTGCCGCCGGTTCGTTGATCGGAGGCTGGGTCGTCGATTCCATCGGACTCGTTCACACTCCTTGGGTCGGGGCTTTGATGGTAGGGGGAGCCATCGCGTTGACGGGCTATTCGCTTAGGCAGGATCGGAAAGAGACAGGGCAGGGCTAA